Proteins from one Chroococcidiopsis sp. CCMEE 29 genomic window:
- a CDS encoding glycosyltransferase, which translates to MLADAKEIKILLYGKSFPRNYRSRVLINFLQESRYCISQVYPDFYWTKTRLSIIFCWTELLIKAAFADVIYLLPKSGRFIKSALWVARIFNKKLVVEMHISLYDNYVKEHKSINADDKEAKAIMKHDILALTKSDYIIHSAKHELNYWEKLLGINIDQNKVFIAPNCNASTTLTLKRSFMEDGVLNICWWGTFIPLHGLDKILQAMKILKEKEVPFTCTLFGVDKPIFHTYAEKIHLEALEDRVFLRKDLNFPSGSLPMYLVDNCDLALGIFGDGDAACHALPNKLNEALSMGIPTLTMNAPALREFFNPETDFWTCEPSPESIAESILAIAGGTAYPVDWGQTRQKVLNTFSVTRYQEVVTKVLGKTTGNLLRRETLDGESEIFTTYPTNLNQVKQ; encoded by the coding sequence ATGTTAGCTGATGCAAAAGAAATCAAAATCCTCCTATATGGTAAATCTTTTCCTAGAAATTATCGTTCCAGAGTACTTATTAATTTCCTCCAGGAATCTAGATATTGTATTTCTCAAGTTTACCCTGATTTTTACTGGACGAAAACAAGGCTTTCAATTATATTTTGCTGGACTGAGCTACTTATTAAAGCAGCTTTTGCAGATGTAATATATCTCCTACCAAAGAGTGGTAGATTTATTAAAAGTGCCCTTTGGGTAGCAAGGATTTTTAATAAAAAGCTAGTTGTAGAAATGCATATATCACTCTACGACAATTATGTGAAAGAGCACAAATCGATAAATGCTGATGACAAAGAAGCTAAAGCAATCATGAAACATGATATATTAGCTCTAACAAAATCAGACTACATTATCCACAGTGCTAAGCATGAGCTAAATTACTGGGAAAAACTTTTAGGAATTAATATAGATCAAAACAAAGTTTTTATAGCTCCCAATTGTAATGCTTCTACCACACTAACTCTCAAGAGAAGCTTTATGGAAGATGGTGTATTAAATATATGCTGGTGGGGAACATTTATTCCTCTACATGGACTAGATAAAATCCTACAAGCAATGAAAATTTTAAAAGAAAAAGAAGTGCCGTTTACGTGTACTTTATTTGGTGTGGATAAACCTATTTTTCATACTTATGCCGAGAAAATTCATCTAGAAGCTCTTGAAGATCGTGTTTTCCTGAGAAAAGATCTAAACTTTCCTAGCGGTTCTTTACCCATGTACTTAGTTGATAACTGCGACCTAGCATTGGGTATCTTTGGTGATGGAGATGCAGCGTGCCATGCTCTTCCAAATAAGTTGAACGAAGCCCTTTCCATGGGGATTCCTACTTTAACCATGAATGCCCCTGCCTTGAGAGAATTCTTTAACCCAGAAACCGACTTTTGGACTTGTGAGCCTTCGCCTGAATCAATCGCTGAATCAATTCTTGCAATTGCTGGCGGTACAGCTTATCCTGTGGACTGGGGGCAGACTCGCCAAAAAGTACTGAATACATTCAGTGTTACTCGGTATCAAGAAGTCGTAACTAAGGTACTGGGGAAAACTACAGGTAACTTGTTGAGAAGAGAGACTTTAGATGGTGAGAGTGAAATATTTACAACTTATCCCACTAATCTAAATCAAGTTAAACAGTAA
- a CDS encoding glycosyltransferase family A protein, producing MKLSVIIPCFNAANTIAVQLEALANQHWSKPWEVIVSDNASTDETVAIVEQYQEKLPNLRIIDSSDQGGAAHARNVGALSATGDALLFCDADDEVALGWLEAMGEALCKYDFVAGKREYNKLNEPWTLKYRTLSQLDGLQEYNYPPFLPHASASNLGVRRVIHEAIGGFDETMQQLEDTDYCWRIQLAGTKLHFVPDAVVHYRLRDTIGGLYHQGRLWGEYNVLLYKKYRPLGMPKLSGKAGVRKWVRLLKRFPQVLSKEDRPGWVRKFAWRIGRLQGCIKYRVLAL from the coding sequence ATGAAGCTAAGCGTTATTATCCCCTGTTTCAATGCAGCTAACACTATCGCCGTTCAACTTGAGGCACTTGCGAACCAGCACTGGTCCAAACCCTGGGAGGTTATTGTTTCCGACAATGCTTCAACAGATGAGACAGTAGCAATCGTAGAGCAATATCAGGAGAAATTACCTAATTTACGTATTATCGATTCATCGGACCAGGGAGGAGCAGCACACGCTAGGAATGTTGGCGCATTATCTGCTACTGGTGACGCACTGCTATTTTGTGATGCCGACGACGAGGTAGCCCTTGGATGGCTGGAGGCGATGGGTGAGGCGCTCTGCAAGTATGACTTCGTTGCTGGCAAACGTGAGTACAACAAGCTGAATGAACCTTGGACACTTAAGTATCGTACGCTCTCTCAGCTAGATGGACTTCAAGAATATAACTATCCTCCTTTCCTGCCACACGCTTCCGCCAGTAATCTTGGTGTTAGACGTGTAATCCATGAAGCTATCGGTGGATTCGACGAAACTATGCAGCAACTCGAAGACACCGACTATTGCTGGAGAATCCAACTGGCAGGCACAAAACTCCACTTCGTGCCAGACGCAGTGGTTCACTACCGTTTGCGCGATACGATAGGAGGTCTCTACCACCAAGGTCGCCTTTGGGGCGAGTACAATGTCCTCTTGTATAAGAAATACAGACCACTAGGTATGCCCAAACTTTCAGGCAAGGCAGGCGTGAGAAAATGGGTGCGTCTGTTAAAGCGCTTTCCGCAAGTCCTTTCCAAGGAAGATCGCCCTGGATGGGTACGGAAATTTGCCTGGCGCATAGGGCGATTACAGGGTTGTATCAAGTATCGCGTTTTGGCACTCTAG
- a CDS encoding glycosyltransferase — MEKLVSVIIPCFNAARWLREAIDSCLQQTYPRIEIIVIDDGSTDNCLEIIKSYEDKIIWETGPNRGGNRARNRGFALSQGEYIQYLDADDYMLPEKIEKQVLFLEKTGADVVYGDWKYKRHLPDGTSFLEAREFSSGPKEDILESLLSDHWWVAPVALLFTRAAVDNCSGWDESLKGAQDRDFFISVVMNDPKVVHQPGCDSFYRKHGNTTVSSSNKRLLLESHFLVMEKAEVKLVQLDKLSNRYRQALAQGYLLKSRYYKYLDYSRYVWVLRKILFLCPEFKVEGSAAYNLIQRISGFLIAEIILRATIQLTKRLKIILKLFQKIRYRIKMAKGLAFSARLQR; from the coding sequence ATGGAAAAGCTTGTATCTGTAATAATACCTTGTTTCAATGCGGCAAGGTGGCTAAGAGAGGCAATCGATAGCTGTCTTCAACAGACTTATCCCAGGATTGAAATAATTGTAATTGACGATGGCTCTACTGATAATTGCTTGGAAATTATAAAAAGTTATGAGGATAAAATTATTTGGGAAACTGGACCCAATAGAGGAGGGAACCGTGCTAGAAATAGAGGTTTTGCTTTGTCGCAAGGTGAATATATTCAGTATCTAGATGCTGACGACTATATGTTGCCTGAAAAAATAGAAAAGCAAGTTCTTTTTCTAGAGAAAACCGGAGCAGATGTTGTTTATGGTGATTGGAAGTATAAACGGCACTTGCCTGATGGAACAAGCTTTCTAGAAGCCAGAGAGTTTTCCAGCGGACCAAAAGAAGATATTCTTGAGTCATTACTGTCAGATCACTGGTGGGTAGCTCCTGTCGCTCTACTTTTTACAAGAGCTGCGGTAGACAATTGTAGTGGATGGGATGAGAGTTTGAAAGGCGCACAGGATAGAGATTTTTTTATATCGGTAGTCATGAACGATCCAAAAGTTGTGCACCAGCCAGGCTGCGATTCATTCTATAGAAAACACGGTAATACAACAGTTTCCTCGTCCAACAAAAGACTTTTGCTGGAAAGTCACTTTTTGGTAATGGAAAAGGCAGAGGTCAAACTAGTCCAGTTGGATAAGCTTTCGAATCGTTATCGACAGGCGTTAGCTCAAGGATATTTGTTAAAGTCAAGGTACTATAAATATCTTGATTATTCACGATACGTCTGGGTATTGAGAAAGATTTTATTTCTATGTCCGGAGTTTAAGGTTGAAGGCTCAGCAGCCTACAATCTGATCCAAAGGATTTCTGGTTTTCTGATTGCTGAAATAATCCTTAGAGCCACAATACAGCTAACAAAAAGGTTGAAAATTATTCTGAAGCTTTTTCAAAAAATTCGCTATCGTATTAAAATGGCGAAAGGGTTAGCCTTTTCGGCTAGATTGCAACGTTGA
- a CDS encoding SGNH/GDSL hydrolase family protein, producing MRQRILRLLRRHQHSSFTKFIFFLYYSHIIRVTIAGITPRNGLENTIGFGGQNAFTNQEDGYLFNSAAEVEIASSVNADLEENFAFLPEYNPPLKIMPLGDSITYGVIGTNDRDSGGYRTDLWHKFLADGLKVEFVGSQSSGPDSLGNKAHEGHCRWTIGQIAASVNEWLYIYQPDLILLMIGTNDTKKNSIKTMIDELSALIDQIVAHSPKTRLLIASIPPIHPDGKRVLPVLRAIYFNAAIPSIVDSKVAQGKKVSFVDMRSLTVNDLTATLSLDLDNGFHPNAQGYRKIANFWHDAILKVTSNQQTKSPSGLPRLPARRFLPWRLARWRS from the coding sequence ATGCGGCAAAGAATTTTGCGCCTACTGAGACGACATCAGCATTCATCTTTCACAAAATTTATCTTTTTCCTTTATTACAGCCATATCATTAGGGTTACTATTGCTGGTATAACCCCAAGAAATGGGCTGGAAAACACTATCGGTTTTGGAGGTCAAAACGCCTTTACTAACCAAGAGGACGGTTATCTTTTCAATAGCGCTGCTGAGGTTGAGATAGCTAGTAGTGTTAACGCCGATTTGGAAGAAAACTTCGCTTTTCTCCCTGAGTACAACCCGCCGCTAAAAATTATGCCTCTAGGTGACTCAATTACTTACGGAGTCATTGGAACTAACGATAGAGATAGCGGGGGATACCGCACCGACCTTTGGCACAAATTTTTGGCTGATGGGTTGAAAGTAGAGTTTGTTGGTTCCCAGTCCAGTGGACCTGATAGCCTTGGCAATAAAGCACATGAAGGTCATTGTCGGTGGACAATCGGGCAGATTGCTGCCTCAGTTAACGAATGGTTGTATATCTATCAGCCGGATCTCATCCTGTTGATGATCGGTACGAACGATACGAAGAAAAACTCTATCAAGACAATGATCGACGAACTCAGCGCTTTGATTGACCAAATTGTGGCTCATTCACCGAAGACGCGGCTACTGATTGCCTCAATCCCACCTATTCATCCAGATGGCAAGCGCGTGCTCCCAGTTCTCCGGGCAATATATTTCAATGCAGCAATACCTAGCATTGTAGACTCCAAGGTTGCCCAAGGCAAAAAAGTTAGTTTTGTTGACATGAGAAGTCTGACAGTAAATGACTTGACAGCGACGCTGTCGCTAGATTTGGATAATGGCTTTCACCCGAATGCACAAGGCTACCGCAAGATCGCTAACTTTTGGCATGATGCAATCCTTAAGGTTACTAGCAACCAACAGACTAAATCACCATCTGGCTTGCCTCGACTGCCAGCTCGACGTTTTCTGCCGTGGCGGTTAGCTCGTTGGCGATCTTGA
- a CDS encoding DUF2264 domain-containing protein has translation MSALFADNPLRSRADLQAAVRTLFMPVKAHFSRGAARVKLGYTGARYPDYIAEIEGFARPLWGLVPLAAGGGGFSDWELYRRGLANGSDPQHSEYWGAVGKDQAVVEMTAIGFALALIPQHVWEPLNSRDKTNLGQWLRQINKIKLPENNWLFFRVLVNLGLMRVGAEYDASAMQADLNRLDAFYLGDGWYSDGLTKQRDYYVAFALHFYGLVYAKLAADDSERVQLLHQRAAAFAPDFMHWFAADGAALPFGRSLTYRFAQGALWGALAFADVEALPWGVVKGLALRHLRWWALRPIAYHDGILSIGYTYPNLNMSEAYNAPGSPYWALKFFLPLALPETHPFWQADEVPLPELPPTHVQPHAGMIVCRDATSSHVFALSSGQHHEPQMRHRAEKYTKFAYSTVFGFSVPSSRDGLIQGAYDSMLALTDDGTHYRVREALLEAALEGDVLRSRWQPWSDVEVETWLLPRLPWHVRVHRLRTARSLQSAEGGFALGRPDTSVRSENSMFQKGDGFAIAMYSTGWSGIRDLRGDRQGTVVRTDPNTNLLHPRTVLPTLVSKHKPGEHWLVCAVLGLAGEGAWQDIWSKPPSIPDTPVELQSPRTIIYNITRLRRGLRSRNWLRSLLSVREEF, from the coding sequence ATGTCTGCACTTTTCGCTGATAACCCGCTCCGCTCCCGTGCCGACCTGCAAGCCGCTGTACGTACACTGTTTATGCCGGTGAAAGCACATTTTAGTCGTGGTGCGGCTAGAGTCAAGTTGGGCTACACTGGTGCGAGGTACCCCGATTACATCGCCGAGATAGAAGGGTTTGCCCGACCGCTTTGGGGGCTAGTTCCTCTGGCGGCTGGCGGTGGTGGCTTCTCAGATTGGGAGCTTTACCGCCGCGGTCTAGCCAACGGAAGCGACCCGCAACATTCTGAGTACTGGGGCGCTGTCGGCAAAGATCAGGCGGTGGTTGAAATGACAGCGATTGGGTTTGCGCTGGCGCTTATACCACAGCACGTTTGGGAGCCGCTCAACTCGCGCGACAAAACCAACCTTGGGCAATGGCTGCGTCAGATCAACAAGATCAAGCTGCCTGAAAATAACTGGCTGTTCTTCCGCGTTTTGGTCAATCTAGGGTTGATGCGGGTAGGCGCTGAGTACGATGCGTCCGCCATGCAGGCGGACCTCAACCGCCTCGACGCCTTCTATCTTGGTGACGGCTGGTACTCCGACGGTTTAACCAAGCAGCGTGACTACTACGTGGCATTCGCCCTGCATTTTTATGGGCTAGTCTATGCCAAGCTTGCGGCAGATGATTCAGAACGCGTCCAGTTGCTACACCAGCGGGCAGCAGCGTTCGCCCCGGACTTCATGCACTGGTTCGCTGCAGATGGCGCTGCGCTTCCGTTTGGTCGCAGTCTAACCTATCGCTTTGCCCAAGGCGCGTTATGGGGTGCGCTGGCCTTCGCCGACGTTGAAGCGCTGCCGTGGGGAGTGGTGAAAGGTCTGGCGCTGCGACATCTGCGCTGGTGGGCGCTGCGACCAATTGCCTATCACGACGGCATCCTCTCAATTGGCTATACATATCCAAACTTGAATATGTCTGAAGCCTACAACGCTCCTGGCTCGCCGTACTGGGCGCTAAAGTTTTTTTTGCCGCTCGCACTGCCCGAGACGCACCCATTCTGGCAGGCTGATGAGGTCCCGCTCCCAGAGCTGCCGCCCACGCATGTTCAACCTCACGCTGGCATGATCGTCTGTCGTGATGCCACTAGTAGCCATGTTTTTGCACTTAGCAGTGGTCAGCACCATGAACCCCAAATGCGGCACAGGGCAGAAAAATATACCAAATTTGCCTACTCGACGGTATTCGGCTTCAGCGTCCCGAGTAGTCGGGACGGTCTGATCCAGGGTGCATACGACAGTATGCTGGCGCTCACCGATGATGGCACGCATTACCGAGTGCGCGAAGCGCTGCTGGAGGCAGCCTTAGAGGGCGACGTGCTGCGATCGCGCTGGCAGCCGTGGTCCGATGTTGAAGTTGAAACGTGGCTGCTGCCCCGTCTACCGTGGCATGTGCGCGTGCATCGCCTCCGCACTGCTCGATCGCTCCAAAGTGCTGAAGGTGGCTTCGCACTAGGGCGACCAGACACATCAGTTCGTAGCGAAAACTCCATGTTCCAAAAAGGTGACGGCTTCGCGATCGCCATGTACTCGACCGGCTGGAGTGGCATCCGCGATCTGCGGGGCGATCGCCAAGGGACAGTCGTACGCACAGATCCAAATACTAATTTGCTGCATCCGCGTACAGTGCTGCCCACGCTTGTCAGCAAGCACAAGCCAGGTGAACATTGGCTCGTCTGTGCAGTGCTGGGCTTGGCGGGCGAGGGTGCGTGGCAGGACATCTGGAGTAAACCACCGTCCATCCCTGATACCCCGGTCGAGCTTCAGAGTCCACGCACCATTATCTACAACATCACCCGACTGCGACGAGGATTGCGATCGCGTAACTGGCTTCGCTCGTTGTTATCAGTGCGGGAGGAGTTCTAG
- a CDS encoding GAF domain-containing protein — protein MNTEARLSSSQGSRWKEKDYIYKDDNHLPISLSEALAEVEETAELIHAEVEEIADLLHQQLALTDTVSASVLQNLLHQLLACIHQVMKVDTVAVLLPTKDGEQLAVCATIGLEEEITEGIRIPVGRGFAGCIAASCEPTIVNDLSMVEVVSPILRNKELQSMLGVPLLVQDQVIGVFHVGTFRRRQFTRDDAQLLKLVADHVGLAINRLEILKPAKDLCGDRQCNAHGVSIKILRFIAGDSLSPDSQPLIPVEVMSKCRAFFYHFKNWQMAGGLTLLA, from the coding sequence ATGAATACTGAAGCTCGTCTATCTTCTTCGCAGGGGTCTAGGTGGAAAGAAAAAGATTACATTTACAAAGACGACAACCACCTCCCCATTTCGCTTAGTGAGGCTCTTGCCGAGGTTGAGGAGACCGCAGAGCTAATCCACGCCGAGGTTGAAGAGATCGCTGATCTGCTCCACCAGCAGCTTGCCCTCACGGATACTGTATCAGCTTCGGTTCTACAAAACTTGCTCCACCAACTGCTCGCCTGCATTCACCAAGTCATGAAAGTCGACACAGTCGCGGTTCTGCTACCAACTAAGGACGGAGAGCAATTGGCTGTGTGCGCCACCATTGGGCTTGAAGAGGAAATTACAGAAGGAATTAGAATTCCGGTCGGACGCGGCTTTGCCGGTTGCATCGCAGCTAGCTGTGAGCCGACGATTGTAAACGACCTGTCGATGGTGGAGGTTGTAAGTCCAATTCTCCGTAATAAGGAACTCCAGTCGATGCTTGGTGTGCCACTGCTAGTCCAAGACCAAGTCATTGGGGTCTTCCACGTCGGTACGTTTCGTCGCCGCCAATTCACTAGGGATGATGCTCAGCTGCTGAAACTCGTCGCTGACCATGTTGGGTTAGCAATCAATCGCCTAGAAATTTTGAAACCTGCCAAAGATTTGTGTGGAGACAGGCAGTGCAACGCCCATGGTGTCAGTATCAAAATCCTTAGATTTATTGCTGGGGATTCCCTGAGCCCTGACTCTCAGCCCCTTATCCCTGTTGAGGTTATGAGCAAATGTAGAGCCTTCTTTTATCACTTTAAAAATTGGCAAATGGCTGGAGGACTCACCCTTCTGGCTTAA
- a CDS encoding beta-1,6-N-acetylglucosaminyltransferase, protein MKVCYFIQSHKDPEQICRLVQVIKKSSPDSHVLINHDFSSSYLNLTTLNNLSGIDVIKRKTPARRGNSSILEIYLNAINWLFKHDFDFDWLICLSGQDYPTQPISEIEDFLSKTTYDGFIRYHDLLSEESDWNQKNIKRFFAQYICLPESTSWLLKKYSERIEHSTPLIVKWRYSLIGMETKTPFTNEFRCYRGWYWNTLSKACVKYLIDYLRKNPEILRYYRRTLGPEESLIQTVLVNSERFNLCNDNKRYVDYPRELNGCAKVLTAEDYSKITTGDFHFARKFDTKQDSKILDMLDAKVLNNFVRIDQGSLAHI, encoded by the coding sequence ATGAAAGTTTGCTACTTTATTCAAAGCCATAAAGATCCAGAACAGATTTGTAGGTTAGTTCAAGTTATCAAAAAGTCAAGTCCTGATTCTCATGTATTAATCAATCATGACTTCAGTTCCTCCTATCTAAATTTGACTACCCTGAACAACTTATCAGGTATTGACGTAATTAAACGCAAGACACCAGCAAGACGGGGTAATTCTTCGATCTTAGAAATTTATCTCAATGCTATTAATTGGTTGTTTAAGCATGATTTTGACTTTGATTGGCTTATTTGTTTGTCAGGGCAAGATTACCCAACTCAACCCATATCTGAAATCGAAGATTTTCTTTCTAAAACTACATATGACGGCTTCATACGTTATCATGATTTACTTTCAGAAGAATCGGACTGGAATCAAAAGAATATCAAGCGCTTTTTTGCTCAGTACATCTGTCTTCCAGAATCAACTAGTTGGCTCCTAAAAAAATACTCAGAGAGAATTGAACACTCTACACCACTTATAGTCAAATGGAGATATTCCCTTATCGGAATGGAAACAAAAACTCCATTTACTAACGAGTTTAGATGTTACCGAGGATGGTATTGGAATACTCTATCAAAAGCATGTGTAAAATATCTAATAGACTACTTGAGAAAAAATCCTGAAATATTGAGATATTACAGAAGAACACTGGGTCCTGAAGAATCTCTAATTCAAACTGTGTTAGTAAATAGTGAGCGGTTCAATCTTTGTAATGACAATAAGCGCTATGTTGATTATCCCAGAGAGCTTAATGGTTGTGCTAAAGTGTTGACCGCCGAAGATTATTCAAAAATAACTACTGGTGATTTTCATTTTGCAAGAAAGTTTGATACAAAGCAAGATTCTAAAATCTTAGATATGCTTGATGCTAAAGTCTTAAATAACTTTGTAAGGATAGATCAAGGTTCCTTAGCACATATTTAA
- the hepA gene encoding heterocyst formation ABC transporter subunit HepA, whose protein sequence is MFIKISMPIRNLLKATRFWKENYFILREFKHFRRIAILALVFTLLAAAFEGFGVGFILTFLHSLTNPNAKPIHTGIDWFDLWILGVNAPVTERLYRISALTLLTILIRLLFTYWGQLYSHSAQFILAYRLRLRVFEQLQALSLKYFAKTRTGNIVNNITTEINQITTAFNVVSLFITKGSTLLVYVLSMLLLSWQLTIITVMLFSLLSVGLSTLLGQVREASFERSKASRRFTSVSLEFINGIRTVQAFAAQDFERRRFNDANFNLLEACEQSRRIQALVEPLSEGVGALIFIGMLIAAFTVLIPNGQLESASLLTYLFVLLRLMPIRRQLDGARVKLNTFQGPLSSVKELLRTNNKPYLQDGKVQFSGLQRAIDFVSVDFGYDLHEPVLHNITLTINRGQMTALIGASGAGKTTLADLIPRFYDPTQGKILIDGVDLREFEINTLRRKLAVVSQDTFIFNTSVRNNIAYALEEADEAAIWEAARLANALEFIQELPEGFDTQLGDRGVRLSGGQRQRIAIARALLRDPDILILDEATSALDSVSERLIQESLEKLSVGRTVIAIAHRLSTIIRADKVVVLEQGRIVEQGEYQELLQQRGKLWNYHQMQHEASKAS, encoded by the coding sequence ATGTTTATTAAAATTTCTATGCCAATCCGCAATTTGCTGAAAGCTACAAGGTTTTGGAAAGAGAACTATTTCATCCTACGTGAATTCAAACACTTTCGTCGGATTGCTATTCTGGCTCTGGTATTCACGTTACTAGCGGCAGCTTTTGAGGGGTTTGGGGTCGGTTTTATATTGACTTTTTTACATAGTTTGACTAATCCTAATGCCAAGCCAATTCATACAGGGATAGATTGGTTTGATCTCTGGATTTTAGGGGTCAACGCTCCTGTCACTGAGCGGCTATATCGCATATCTGCCCTAACTCTCCTAACGATTTTAATACGTTTATTGTTTACCTATTGGGGACAGCTTTACAGCCATAGCGCTCAGTTCATTCTGGCATATCGGCTGCGTTTACGAGTTTTTGAACAGTTGCAAGCGCTGAGCCTGAAATACTTCGCGAAGACGCGTACCGGAAATATAGTCAACAACATTACGACTGAAATCAACCAGATTACGACAGCTTTCAATGTAGTTTCTCTTTTCATTACCAAGGGTTCTACCCTATTAGTTTATGTATTATCAATGTTATTGCTATCCTGGCAGCTAACAATTATTACAGTGATGCTGTTTAGTTTACTATCGGTGGGGCTATCAACGCTGCTAGGACAGGTACGGGAGGCCAGCTTTGAAAGGTCAAAGGCTAGCCGCCGGTTTACTTCAGTGTCGCTGGAATTCATCAATGGCATTCGTACTGTTCAAGCATTCGCCGCACAGGACTTTGAGCGCAGACGATTTAATGACGCAAACTTTAACCTTCTAGAAGCTTGTGAACAATCCAGAAGAATCCAGGCATTAGTAGAACCTCTCTCGGAAGGAGTGGGCGCTTTAATATTCATTGGCATGCTGATTGCAGCCTTCACTGTCCTAATTCCGAACGGACAGTTGGAATCAGCTTCGTTGCTAACATATTTATTTGTCTTATTGCGTTTGATGCCAATTCGGCGTCAGCTTGATGGAGCCAGAGTAAAACTCAATACTTTTCAGGGCCCGCTGAGCAGTGTTAAGGAGCTGCTACGAACTAACAATAAACCTTACTTACAGGATGGTAAAGTCCAGTTTTCGGGATTGCAGCGAGCCATTGACTTTGTGTCTGTAGATTTTGGTTACGACCTGCATGAGCCGGTGTTGCATAACATTACACTAACCATCAACCGGGGACAGATGACGGCGTTAATCGGAGCTTCCGGTGCCGGTAAAACAACGTTAGCAGATCTAATCCCACGATTTTACGATCCAACCCAAGGTAAGATTCTGATTGATGGAGTTGATCTGCGAGAGTTTGAGATCAACACGCTGCGCCGCAAGCTGGCTGTCGTCAGTCAAGATACGTTTATTTTCAACACTTCTGTCCGCAACAATATTGCATATGCTCTAGAGGAGGCGGATGAAGCTGCAATTTGGGAGGCGGCTCGACTTGCCAATGCACTGGAATTTATCCAAGAGCTACCTGAGGGGTTTGACACCCAACTGGGAGACCGAGGAGTCCGGTTATCTGGAGGGCAACGTCAGCGGATTGCGATCGCGCGTGCCTTGCTACGTGACCCCGACATTTTGATTCTGGATGAGGCAACAAGTGCGCTGGACTCTGTGTCTGAGCGGTTAATTCAGGAGTCATTAGAAAAGCTTTCTGTAGGCCGAACCGTAATTGCGATCGCACATCGACTTTCTACCATTATCCGAGCAGATAAGGTGGTAGTGCTTGAGCAGGGGCGAATTGTGGAGCAGGGAGAGTATCAAGAGTTGCTCCAACAGCGCGGTAAGCTCTGGAATTATCACCAGATGCAGCATGAAGCAAGTAAAGCAAGCTAA
- a CDS encoding DapH/DapD/GlmU-related protein produces MINAFSQEIWAHRFKTLQSTGMRGVTSTIWSRFWMQFAGLSYFGRIATWLATLFAPPYYERRRLARYNSKGYIAPSATIHHANLQLGAHIFIGDRVLIFQVKNSGSVELGDEVRVHNDTCIQTGDGGSLKIGSNTHIQPRCQFSAYKAPIQIGRGVQIAPNCAFYPYDHGVAPGELISKQPLQTKGGIIIDDDAWLGFGVIVLDGVRIGKGAVVGAGAVVTHDVPDGAIAAGVPARVINMRSNLA; encoded by the coding sequence ATGATAAACGCATTCTCTCAAGAGATTTGGGCTCATCGTTTCAAGACCTTGCAGTCTACTGGCATGCGGGGCGTCACCTCAACCATCTGGTCGCGCTTTTGGATGCAATTTGCAGGGTTAAGCTATTTCGGACGAATTGCCACTTGGCTTGCCACATTGTTTGCTCCACCCTACTATGAACGCCGTCGCTTAGCTCGTTACAATTCAAAAGGCTATATCGCGCCTAGTGCAACTATTCATCATGCCAATCTGCAACTCGGCGCTCATATTTTCATCGGCGATCGTGTTTTGATCTTTCAGGTTAAAAACAGTGGCTCAGTAGAGCTAGGTGATGAGGTCCGCGTGCATAATGATACCTGCATTCAGACTGGTGATGGCGGCAGCTTAAAGATCGGCTCTAATACACATATTCAGCCCCGGTGTCAGTTTTCAGCCTACAAAGCACCCATTCAAATTGGTCGTGGTGTGCAAATTGCACCTAACTGTGCATTCTATCCCTACGATCACGGCGTTGCACCAGGTGAACTGATCAGTAAGCAACCATTGCAGACAAAAGGAGGAATCATTATCGATGATGATGCCTGGTTAGGCTTCGGTGTGATTGTGTTGGATGGGGTACGAATTGGCAAGGGTGCTGTAGTTGGCGCGGGTGCTGTCGTCACGCACGATGTGCCGGATGGCGCGATCGCTGCTGGAGTGCCTGCCCGTGTGATTAACATGCGCAGCAACCTAGCCTGA